A single genomic interval of Streptomyces sp. 1222.5 harbors:
- a CDS encoding magnesium transporter CorA family protein — translation MARTRLYRDGSLVEEDFPVRDISQHLADRSSTVWLDLYRPDRAEFTAVGEELGLHELALEDALHEGQRAKLDNYRTHHFLSVYAVAVDPDGAGLTMSELAVILTPQALITVRKDAAFALDELVARWDRTPALAAHGVAFLLHGLLDHVVDGHFAAVRQLDERIEELDALLFAEGGRQIQTVQRQSYALRKSLVRLRRVVLPMREVVNALMRPDLDVVDGLLLPYYRDVYDHVLRAGEWTESLRDMVASVMETNLSVQANRMNLIMKKVTSWAAIIAVPTAITGFYGQNLPYPGFAHQSGFIVSSAVIVGVSLTLYFAFKHWDWL, via the coding sequence ATGGCCCGTACTCGGCTGTACCGCGACGGTTCCCTGGTCGAGGAGGACTTCCCGGTCCGGGACATCTCCCAGCATCTGGCGGACCGGTCTTCGACCGTGTGGTTGGACCTGTACCGCCCGGACCGCGCCGAGTTCACGGCGGTCGGCGAGGAACTCGGCCTCCACGAGCTGGCTCTCGAGGACGCGCTGCACGAGGGACAACGGGCGAAACTCGACAACTACCGCACCCATCACTTCCTCAGTGTCTACGCGGTCGCCGTCGACCCGGATGGCGCAGGACTGACGATGAGCGAGCTCGCGGTCATCCTCACGCCACAGGCGCTGATCACCGTCCGCAAGGACGCCGCGTTCGCCCTCGACGAGCTGGTCGCCCGCTGGGACCGTACCCCGGCTCTGGCGGCACACGGGGTCGCCTTTCTGCTCCACGGCCTGCTCGACCATGTCGTCGACGGGCACTTCGCCGCGGTACGGCAGCTCGACGAACGTATCGAGGAACTGGACGCTCTGCTCTTCGCCGAAGGCGGCCGGCAGATCCAGACCGTACAGCGCCAGTCCTACGCCCTGCGGAAATCACTGGTCCGGCTCCGTCGCGTGGTCCTGCCCATGCGGGAGGTCGTCAACGCCCTCATGCGCCCCGACCTCGACGTCGTCGACGGTCTCTTGCTGCCTTACTACCGAGATGTGTACGACCACGTGCTGCGTGCCGGCGAGTGGACTGAGTCGCTGCGCGACATGGTGGCCTCGGTGATGGAGACCAACCTGTCGGTGCAGGCGAACCGGATGAACCTGATCATGAAGAAGGTGACGAGCTGGGCCGCGATCATCGCCGTGCCCACGGCGATCACCGGCTTCTACGGACAGAACCTTCCCTATCCCGGCTTCGCACACCAGTCGGGATTCATCGTCTCCAGCGCCGTCATCGTCGGTGTCTCTCTGACGCTGTACTTCGCTTTCAAGCACTGGGACTGGCTCTGA
- a CDS encoding DUF5994 family protein, translated as MTATFEATLPRPAPVAAPPARLVLKTDGPSRGLLDGAWWPRSRDLLRELPALTDALDPVWGRITRIAVNPEHWPVIPRKVPVNGHVVKVGWFTPEIDPHKLLLLSYGTGRWDLLVIPPETGARSAARLLAAASDYDGPPLTASALIAADRAGRAVSTADRPLDPDEAWEYEGGTCVTSAAVPAKAGDVSRLIIGM; from the coding sequence ATGACCGCGACCTTCGAAGCAACCCTGCCGCGGCCCGCACCCGTCGCAGCCCCTCCCGCCCGGCTCGTACTGAAGACGGACGGCCCCTCCCGTGGACTCCTGGACGGCGCCTGGTGGCCGCGCTCGCGCGACCTGCTGCGCGAACTACCCGCACTGACCGACGCGCTGGACCCCGTCTGGGGCCGCATCACCCGTATCGCCGTCAACCCCGAGCACTGGCCGGTCATCCCGCGCAAGGTGCCCGTCAACGGCCATGTCGTGAAGGTCGGCTGGTTCACGCCGGAGATCGACCCGCACAAACTGCTGCTGCTCTCCTACGGCACCGGACGCTGGGATCTGCTCGTCATCCCACCCGAGACCGGGGCGCGGTCGGCGGCCCGCCTGCTGGCGGCCGCATCCGACTACGACGGCCCGCCGCTGACCGCGAGCGCACTCATCGCCGCGGACCGAGCCGGGCGCGCAGTCTCCACGGCCGACCGACCACTCGATCCGGACGAGGCTTGGGAGTACGAGGGCGGTACCTGCGTGACGTCCGCAGCGGTACCGGCAAAGGCCGGTGACGTCAGCCGCCTGATCATCGGCATGTGA
- a CDS encoding DUF5994 family protein encodes MTATIEPTIIKERLPSASARLSLTPAGPVPGLLDGAWWPRSRDLLREIPTLTDALDACWGRITHITVNPTHWPVIPRKVPVTGHTVHVGWFAAEQDPNKVILLSYTVGRLDLLVIPPETEPAAAARLMSAATVSRGIRTASGLMADEALSHDATDVQSREAVWETDGGAAIGISGSAPRR; translated from the coding sequence ATGACCGCGACCATCGAACCCACGATCATCAAAGAGCGCCTGCCTTCGGCGTCGGCCCGGCTGTCCCTGACCCCGGCCGGCCCGGTTCCAGGTCTCCTGGACGGTGCCTGGTGGCCCCGCTCCCGTGATCTCCTCCGGGAGATCCCCACTCTGACAGACGCACTGGACGCCTGCTGGGGCCGGATCACGCACATCACCGTGAACCCGACCCACTGGCCCGTCATCCCGCGCAAGGTCCCCGTCACGGGCCACACGGTGCATGTCGGCTGGTTCGCCGCCGAGCAGGACCCGAACAAAGTGATCCTCCTCTCCTACACGGTGGGCCGCCTGGACCTGCTGGTGATCCCTCCGGAGACGGAGCCGGCCGCCGCCGCCCGGCTGATGTCAGCGGCAACCGTTTCGAGAGGTATCCGCACCGCCAGCGGTCTGATGGCCGACGAGGCCCTCAGCCACGACGCAACAGATGTTCAAAGCCGGGAAGCGGTATGGGAGACCGACGGCGGAGCCGCGATCGGGATCTCGGGATCCGCCCCGAGGAGGTGA
- a CDS encoding DUF5994 family protein produces the protein MKESDTPRAPGLLPDAIHRAAKPGTVLLRLRTTQSREGNLDGAWWPRSRDIGAELPGLIHVLTGHLGPITRVGLDATAWDELPTRLVIDDQVVHIDSFPVGDDTVLITRGDGDHFSLLVVPPHATPDAALAAMARAVRADNVTDAAQILIATGTHQAHPIPMEDPRTGETRHEPEE, from the coding sequence ATGAAAGAATCCGACACCCCTCGCGCCCCCGGGCTTCTGCCGGACGCGATCCACCGGGCCGCGAAACCGGGGACGGTACTTCTGCGGCTGCGGACGACACAATCCCGGGAAGGCAATCTCGACGGCGCGTGGTGGCCGCGTTCCCGCGACATCGGCGCGGAGTTGCCCGGCCTCATCCACGTGCTGACCGGGCACCTCGGCCCCATCACGCGTGTCGGCCTGGACGCCACCGCCTGGGATGAACTTCCCACGCGCCTGGTCATCGACGACCAGGTCGTCCATATCGACTCCTTCCCGGTCGGTGATGACACCGTCCTGATCACTCGGGGCGACGGGGACCACTTCTCCCTTCTCGTGGTCCCGCCGCACGCGACACCCGACGCCGCCCTTGCCGCGATGGCCAGGGCTGTCCGAGCCGACAACGTCACCGATGCCGCACAGATCCTCATCGCCACCGGCACCCATCAGGCACACCCGATCCCCATGGAGGACCCTCGGACCGGCGAGACACGTCACGAGCCCGAGGAATGA